The Citrifermentans bemidjiense Bem genome window below encodes:
- a CDS encoding deoxyguanosinetriphosphate triphosphohydrolase: MREGHAMERADLAGYAATSAGSKGRRYQEEFRDNRPAFERDRDRIIHCAAFRRLEYKTQVFVNHEGDYYRTRLTHSLEVAQIGKGIARRLGLNEELTETLALAHDLGHTPFGHTGEEVLNRLMEGAGGFEHNLQSLRVVDELEERHPHFNGLNLSWEVREGIVKHSSQYDTPAASIYQEFLPGTVSSIEAQLINFADEIAYNNHDIDDGLKSGYINLSQLKNVELWSEVHEKILAKYPGIDIDRGVCQTVSALIGVLITDLVNTTAENLRTLKIETQEDLKRVNLPVVAFSPGMADRNAQLKRFLFQNLYRHYKVERMRVKAERYLAELFEMYIKHPTLLPMKHQVKMERDGRERVICDYIAGMTDRFALDEFKRLFEPYERV; this comes from the coding sequence ATGAGAGAGGGGCATGCCATGGAACGGGCCGACCTGGCGGGGTACGCTGCGACCAGCGCCGGTTCCAAGGGGCGCAGGTACCAGGAGGAATTCCGGGACAACAGGCCCGCCTTCGAGCGGGACCGTGACCGCATCATCCACTGTGCCGCCTTCAGGCGCCTGGAGTACAAGACCCAGGTCTTCGTCAACCACGAAGGGGACTACTACCGCACCCGGCTCACCCATTCCCTCGAAGTGGCGCAGATAGGGAAGGGGATAGCCAGGAGACTCGGGCTCAACGAGGAGCTGACCGAGACCCTGGCGCTTGCCCACGACCTCGGGCACACCCCCTTCGGCCACACCGGCGAAGAGGTGCTGAACCGGCTCATGGAAGGGGCGGGCGGTTTCGAGCACAACCTGCAGTCGCTTCGGGTGGTCGACGAACTCGAGGAGCGCCACCCGCACTTCAACGGGCTGAACCTTTCCTGGGAGGTGCGCGAAGGGATAGTCAAACACTCCTCGCAGTACGACACCCCTGCCGCCTCCATCTACCAGGAGTTCCTCCCTGGCACAGTTTCCAGCATCGAGGCGCAACTGATCAACTTCGCCGACGAGATTGCCTACAACAACCACGACATCGATGACGGGCTAAAGTCCGGCTACATAAACCTGAGCCAGCTGAAGAATGTCGAGCTCTGGAGCGAGGTACACGAGAAGATACTTGCCAAGTATCCCGGTATCGACATCGACCGCGGCGTCTGCCAGACCGTCAGCGCCCTGATCGGTGTGTTGATCACAGACTTGGTCAACACCACGGCCGAGAATCTGCGGACGCTCAAGATAGAGACCCAGGAGGATTTGAAGCGGGTGAACCTTCCCGTCGTCGCCTTTAGTCCCGGCATGGCAGACAGGAACGCCCAGTTGAAGCGCTTTTTGTTCCAGAACCTGTACCGGCATTACAAGGTAGAGCGGATGAGGGTCAAGGCCGAGCGTTATCTTGCCGAGCTTTTCGAGATGTACATCAAGCACCCGACGCTATTGCCCATGAAGCACCAGGTGAAGATGGAACGTGACGGAAGGGAGAGGGTGATTTGCGACTACATAGCCGGGATGACCGACAGGTTTGCGCTGGACGAGTTCAAGAGGCTGTTCGAGCCGTACGAGAGGGTTTAA
- the yhbY gene encoding ribosome assembly RNA-binding protein YhbY produces MLTGKQKRFLRALGHGLKPVIQVGKSDVSEALIRETGEALASHELIKVKVLESCMMDRHSVAEELCNACQADLAQVLGRTLLLYKPAKEPKLELPKTEKK; encoded by the coding sequence ATGTTGACAGGTAAACAGAAGAGATTTCTCCGGGCGCTCGGACATGGCCTGAAACCGGTGATCCAGGTTGGAAAGAGCGACGTGAGCGAGGCGCTGATCCGCGAGACCGGCGAGGCGCTGGCTAGCCACGAGTTGATCAAGGTGAAAGTGCTGGAGAGCTGCATGATGGACCGCCACAGCGTGGCTGAAGAACTCTGCAACGCGTGCCAGGCCGACCTGGCGCAGGTGCTGGGGCGAACCCTGCTCCTCTACAAGCCGGCCAAGGAACCTAAGCTGGAACTCCCCAAGACGGAGAAGAAGTAG
- the pyrR gene encoding bifunctional pyr operon transcriptional regulator/uracil phosphoribosyltransferase PyrR, which produces MADNTVILDGSGVKRALTRIAHEVLEKNKGVEGLVLVGIRTGGVFLAQELAERLVEIEGVEVPCGAVDITMYRDDIKGHAEHLPVGKTELPFSIEGKKVVLVDDVLFTGRTIRAAMDALMDQGRASCIQLAVLVDRGHRDLPIRADFVGRNVPTSRSENIVVAFDAGNKPTEVILQK; this is translated from the coding sequence ATGGCTGACAACACGGTAATTCTGGACGGCAGCGGCGTCAAAAGGGCGCTCACCAGGATAGCCCACGAGGTGCTTGAGAAGAACAAGGGGGTCGAAGGGCTCGTCCTGGTCGGGATCCGGACCGGCGGCGTCTTCCTGGCACAGGAACTCGCCGAGCGCCTGGTCGAGATCGAGGGGGTCGAGGTCCCCTGCGGAGCGGTGGACATCACCATGTACCGCGACGACATCAAGGGGCACGCCGAGCACCTGCCGGTCGGCAAAACCGAGCTTCCTTTCTCCATCGAGGGGAAGAAGGTGGTGCTGGTCGACGACGTGCTCTTCACCGGGCGCACCATCCGCGCCGCCATGGACGCGCTGATGGACCAAGGGCGTGCCTCCTGCATCCAGCTCGCCGTCCTGGTGGACCGCGGGCACCGCGACCTCCCGATCCGCGCCGACTTCGTGGGACGAAACGTCCCGACCAGCAGGAGCGAGAACATCGTCGTCGCTTTCGATGCCGGCAACAAGCCGACGGAAGTGATCCTGCAGAAATAA
- a CDS encoding aspartate carbamoyltransferase catalytic subunit, translated as MGFRHKDIIALKDLTKEEITLLLDTADSLSEINQRDIKKVPTLRGKTVINLFYEASTRTRTSFEIAAKRLSADAVNITASTSSVVKGETLSDTANNLLAMKPDIIVMRHAVSGAHEYLAKRVSCSVINAGDGAHEHPSQGLLDMLTMRQKFGKLDGLKVAIIGDITHSRVARSDIYGLTTMGSHVFLAGPPTMMPVGIERLGNVTVCKDMREAVDKADVVMMLRIQLERQGKTLLPSMREYSRYFGLNPEVLGLAKKNAIVMHPGPINRGVELASSVADCDQSAILTQVENGVAVRMAMLYHVCGGEPVE; from the coding sequence ATGGGTTTCAGGCATAAAGACATCATCGCCCTGAAGGATCTGACCAAGGAGGAGATCACGCTCCTTCTGGACACGGCTGACAGTCTCAGCGAGATCAACCAGCGGGACATCAAAAAGGTGCCGACGCTGCGCGGCAAAACGGTGATCAACCTCTTTTACGAGGCATCCACCAGGACCCGCACTTCGTTCGAGATTGCCGCCAAAAGGCTTTCCGCCGATGCGGTGAACATCACCGCGTCCACCAGTTCCGTGGTCAAGGGCGAGACACTGTCCGACACCGCCAACAACCTCCTCGCCATGAAGCCCGACATCATCGTGATGCGCCACGCCGTTTCCGGCGCCCATGAATACCTAGCCAAGCGGGTCTCCTGCTCGGTCATCAACGCCGGCGACGGCGCCCACGAGCACCCTTCCCAGGGTCTTTTGGACATGCTCACCATGCGCCAGAAGTTCGGCAAGCTGGACGGGCTGAAGGTAGCCATCATCGGCGACATCACCCACAGCCGCGTGGCCCGCTCCGACATCTACGGCCTCACCACCATGGGCTCCCACGTATTCCTCGCCGGTCCGCCGACCATGATGCCGGTCGGCATCGAGCGGCTTGGCAACGTCACGGTCTGCAAGGACATGCGGGAGGCCGTGGACAAGGCCGATGTGGTGATGATGCTGAGGATCCAGTTGGAGCGCCAGGGCAAGACCCTGCTCCCCAGCATGCGCGAGTACTCGCGCTACTTCGGGCTCAACCCCGAGGTGCTCGGCCTGGCCAAGAAGAACGCCATCGTCATGCATCCGGGTCCCATCAACCGCGGCGTCGAGCTCGCCTCCTCGGTTGCCGACTGCGACCAGTCCGCCATCCTGACCCAGGTGGAAAACGGCGTGGCGGTGCGCATGGCGATGCTGTACCACGTCTGCGGCGGCGAGCCGGTGGAGTAA